The DNA sequence CCTGGTCCGGCCAGCGCGCCTGACGACGCCCGTCAGGCGGTTGTCAGGCGGTTGTCACGGCGGCTTCGGTCAGCGCGTCCAGGACAGCGGCGACGGCCGGCGGGTCGGGCGGGTCGCCGTAGGTCGCGGCGTGGATCCGGCGGCGGAACCCGGTGAGCTCGGTCGTGTGGACGTCCGCCCGGCGGTGCGCCCGCAGCGCGAGGCCAGGCAGGATGGCGACCCCGATCCCGGCGGCGACCAGGGACTGCACGACGACCATGTCGTCGCTGAACGAGCCGATCCGCGGGGTGAAGTCCTCCCGGCGGCACACGGCGTCCAGCTCGGCTCGGCACTGGTCACACCCGCCGATCCAGGCGGAGTCGCGGTGGTTCGCGAGACTGTCGCCGGGGTGGCGGCTGACGAGGTGGATCGTGTCGTCAGCGAGGTGCCGGAGCCGGAAACCCTCCTCCGGCACCGGAACGTCGCCGTGGCCGAAGACGAGGGCGACGTCGATCTCGCCGTGCCTCAGCAGTTGCCGCGCCTCGACCGGGTGCCGGTCGAAGAGGCTCAGCTCGAGTCCCGGGTGGGCCCGGGCCAGCAAGCCGGCCGCCGCCGGCACGATGGTGCCGAGCGCGGAGGCGTTGGCGGCCAGACGGACCTTTCCGGCCTGCAGCCCGGCCTGGGCGGCCAGCTCGGTGGTCGCCGCCTCGACCCGTCCGACGATCTCAGCGGCCCGGTCGGCCAGCAGCCGCCCTTCCGGTGTCAGCCGGATTCCCCGGCCGACCCGCTGGACGAGCTTGACGCCGGTGGTCACCTCCAGCCGGGCCAGGTGGTGGCTCACCGATGGCTGCGAATAGTGCAGCTCACGCGCGGCTTCGGTGACCGATTCGTGCCGGGCCACCGCGGCCAGGACCCTGAGGTGGACCAGGTTGAGCATTCATCAAGAATATCAATGAGTCCAGTCCCATTTTGGCATTGGACGTCATGCGTCCGCTCGCCCATGCTGGTGTTCACGCAACGGAAGAGAGAGCGATGACCACAGCGGACGGCACGGTGACGTGCGACCTCACGATCTCGGTCGACGGGTTCGCGGCCGGGCTCAACCAGACCGAGGAGCGCCCGTTCGGCGACGACGGCGGCGACGGCTGGGGCGACAAGCTGCACGCCTGGTTCTCCGAAGGTCCCGAAGCGCACCCGGCCGAGTTCGCCAGGATGCTGACGGCGAAGGCGTTCATCATGGGGCGCAACATGTTCGGCCCGGTGCGCGGCGAGTGGGACCGGCCGTGGCAGGGCTGGTGGGGTGACGACCCGCCGTACCACGGCCCGGTCTTCGTGCTCACGCACCACCCGCGCGATCCACAGCCGATGGCGGGCGGGACCACTTTCCACTTCGTCACCGACGGCATCGATGCCGCGTTCGAGCGCGCCCGCGAAGCGGCCGGGGACGGGAGCATCTCCATCCACGGTGGCGCGACCACCGTCAACCAATACCTCGCCGCGGGCCTGATCGACGAGCTGAGGATCCACGTCGCGCCGTTCACGCTCGGCGCCGGCACCCGGCTGTTCGACGGCGTCCCGCCGCTGAACCTCGAGCAGGTGGAAGTGCGCGCGGCGGGCTCCGTCACGCACCTGACCTACCGCGTGCTGCGCTGACAGGAAGACGACACGCCGGGAGCCCAGCGGCTCCCGGCGTGTCGTTGCGGGGAAGGGTCAAGCGTCCATGGCGTCGGCCAGGGACTTCGGGCGCATGTCCGTCCAGTTCGCTTCCACGTGGTCCAGGCAGGCCTGGCGGGCCGCGGGGCCGAACGCGGTCGTCCAGCCGGCCGGGACGTCGACGAACTCGGGCCACAGGCTGTGCTGGTTCTCGGCGTTCACGAGGACCAGGTACGTGCCTTCGGGGTCTTCGAACGGGTTGGTCATGGTGCGCCTCCTCAGGCGGTGATGTCGGTACGGGCGCCCTTCACGACTTCGGCCAGCTTCTGGATGACCGGGGCCGCGAGCACCGGGTTGAACCGCGGCTCGGTCGACCAGTCGGCGAGCTGGTTCGCCTTGACCGCGGGCAGCTGCGCCCACGTCGGGATCGCGGCCAGCTGCTGGCGCGACAACGCGAAGGTGCGGCTGTCGCTGAGGATCAGGTCGGCCGGGTACTTGCCGGCCTGCTCCCAGCTGAGCGTCTCGAAGTAATCGTCCGCGCCGGCGCCGTTGATGATGTCCAGGCCCAGGTCGCGGTAGTACGCGAGGTCGGCGAAGAACTCCGGCTTGCAGACGTAGAGGTTGTCCTTGTCGCTGGACACCACGAGCACCTTCAGACCGGGCTTGGACTTGATCGCGGCCTTCAGGTCGTCGGACGCCTTCTGGAAGTCGTCCTTGCCCTTCTTGATCGCGTCGGAGTTCGCGTCACCGCCGAGGGCGACGGCGAGCTGCTCGTAGCGTTCGATCACCTTCGGCAGCGTGACCTTGTACTCCGAGAGCGCGACGATCGGCGCGATCGCCTGGACCTTGGGGCCGAGGTCGTCCTTCAGCACCCACAGGTCGGTCGGCTTGGTGCCGGTGAGCCCGGTGACGACCAGGTCCGGCTTCAACGCGGCGAACTTCTCCATGCTGAAGTCGTCCCACGCGTTGCCGATCGAGGTGACGGCGTTCAGGTCGATGTTGCCGGCCTGGATCTCCTTGGCGCCGTCGGCGGTCTTCTGCGGGCCGAAGACGCCGATCGGGCGGACGCCGTAGTCCCACAGGGCGGCGGCCGAGCTGGCGTAGGCCACGACCCGGGACGGCCGCTGGTCGCGCGCCGCCTTCTGGTTGCGGTCGTCGGTGAACTCCCACGGCCCGGAGGCGGCGGCCGCCGGCTTGTCGTCACTGCTGCCGCACGCGGTGAGCGCGGCGGCCGCGGCGAGACCGCCGGTGCCGATCAGGAATCCACGCCGGCTGAGCCCGGCACCGCCTTGAAACACGGACATGAGAACCTCTCGCCAAAACTTTAGGGTAGGCACACCTTATTTAGGCGAGCCTGTCTAACGCAACCGCCGGGGCCTACCTGTGTCCACGCCCACCTGCGTCAATTCCGACCGGACAGCTGGGCTTGCGCGCCGGGAACCGGCTCGGCCGGGTCGTGTCCCAGGTGGACCTGCCGGTTGTCGGCGTCGACGTGCACCACTCGCGGCCGGTGCGCGGCACGCTCGGCCTCTTCGACCTGGGCGTAGGTGATGATGATGACCAGGTCGCCGGGGTGCACCAGGTGCGCGGCCGCGCCGTTGATCCCGATCACGCCCGTGCCGGGCTCGCCGGTGATCGCGTAGGTCTCCAGCCGGGCGCCGTTGGTGATGTCGACGATCTGGACCTGCTCGCCCTCGACGATGTCCGCGGCCGCCATCAGATCGGCGTCGATGGTCAGGGATCCGACGTAGTGCAGGTCGGCCTGGGTGACCGTGGCGCGGTGGATCTTGGCGTTCATCAGGGTGCGCTGCATCGGTTTCCTTGCGTTTCGGTCAGCAGGGCGGCAAGCCCGGCTGCGGTGGGGGTACGGAAGAACTCGGCGATCGGGAGCTCGGTCCCGGTCCGCTCGGTGATCCGGTTGCGCAGGACCACGAGCAGCATCGAATGGCCGCCGAGGGTGAACAGGTCGTCGTCGGCGCCCACGGCGTCGACGTCCAGGACCTCCGCGAACACTTCGCAGAGGGTCTTCTCCAGCGGCGTTTCGGGGGCCCGGCCGCGAGCCTCCAGCTCCGGCACCGGCAGGGCCGTCTTGTCGAGCTTCCCGTTGCGCGTCACGGGGAACGCGTCCAGCGGGACGATCGCCGCGGGCACCATGTACTCCGGCAGCGCGCGGGCCACGAACTCCCGCAGCCGCCGCGGATCCCCTGACGCCGGTGTCGTGTACGCGACCAGCCGCTTGTCCCCCGGCCGGTCCTCGCGGACGATCACGAGCGCCTGGTCGACCCCGGAATGCCGTGCGAGAGCCGTCTCGATCTCGCCCGGCTCGATCCGGAAGCCGCGGATCTTCACCTGGTCGTCGGTGCGGCCGAGGTACTCGAGCTGCCCGTCCGGCCGCCAGCGCACCAGGTCGCCGGTGCGGTACATCCGCTCCCCCGGCGGCCCGAACGGGTCCGCGACGAACCGGTCCGCGGTCAGCGCGGGCCGGTCGTGGTAGCCGCGGGCCAGCCCGGCGCCGGCCAGGTACAGCTCGCCGGGGACGCCGGCCGGGACCGGGGTGAGACCGCCGTCGAGGACGTACGCCCGGGCGTTGTGCACCGGACGGCCGACCACCGGCCGCTCGCTGTCCGTGACCCGGCCGACCAGAGCGTCCACTGTGGCCTCCGTCGGGCCGTACAGGTTGTACGCCTCGGTGCCCGGGAACGACCGCAGCTCTTCCCACAGCGACTGGGAAACCGCCTCGCCGCCCACGCCGACCACGCTCAGGGCACACGAACCGTCCTCGACGACGCCGGCCGCGGCCAGCTGCGCGAAGTGCGACGGCGTCAGCTCGAGGAAGTCGAGCCCGCGCTCGCGCACCACCGCGGCCAGCCGGTCCGGGTCACGGCGGGTGTCGTCGTCGACGACGTGCACTTCGTGGCCGTCCAGCATCCACAGCTGGGGCTGCCAGGACGCGTCGAAGAAGAACGCCCACGCGTGCCCGACCCGCAGCCGCCGCCCGCTCGCCGCGGCGACCGCCGGGCGGTAGAGCGTCTCGCGGTGGCTGTGGAACAGGTTCACCAGACCGGAGTGCGGGATGACGACGCCCTTGGGCTTGCCCGTGGAGCCGGATGTGTAGAGCACGTACGCCGGGTTCGCCGGTGCCGGCGGGATCACCTGGGCCGCACTGTCCACAATGTCCTCAAGCAAGTCCTCGACGAACAACGCCCCCGGCACCGGCGCGGCCAGCGCACGGCTGGTCAGGACCAGCGCCGCGCCGGA is a window from the Amycolatopsis sp. NBC_00355 genome containing:
- a CDS encoding LysR family transcriptional regulator, producing MLNLVHLRVLAAVARHESVTEAARELHYSQPSVSHHLARLEVTTGVKLVQRVGRGIRLTPEGRLLADRAAEIVGRVEAATTELAAQAGLQAGKVRLAANASALGTIVPAAAGLLARAHPGLELSLFDRHPVEARQLLRHGEIDVALVFGHGDVPVPEEGFRLRHLADDTIHLVSRHPGDSLANHRDSAWIGGCDQCRAELDAVCRREDFTPRIGSFSDDMVVVQSLVAAGIGVAILPGLALRAHRRADVHTTELTGFRRRIHAATYGDPPDPPAVAAVLDALTEAAVTTA
- a CDS encoding dihydrofolate reductase family protein — encoded protein: MTTADGTVTCDLTISVDGFAAGLNQTEERPFGDDGGDGWGDKLHAWFSEGPEAHPAEFARMLTAKAFIMGRNMFGPVRGEWDRPWQGWWGDDPPYHGPVFVLTHHPRDPQPMAGGTTFHFVTDGIDAAFERAREAAGDGSISIHGGATTVNQYLAAGLIDELRIHVAPFTLGAGTRLFDGVPPLNLEQVEVRAAGSVTHLTYRVLR
- a CDS encoding MbtH family protein: MTNPFEDPEGTYLVLVNAENQHSLWPEFVDVPAGWTTAFGPAARQACLDHVEANWTDMRPKSLADAMDA
- a CDS encoding ABC transporter substrate-binding protein, giving the protein MSVFQGGAGLSRRGFLIGTGGLAAAAALTACGSSDDKPAAAASGPWEFTDDRNQKAARDQRPSRVVAYASSAAALWDYGVRPIGVFGPQKTADGAKEIQAGNIDLNAVTSIGNAWDDFSMEKFAALKPDLVVTGLTGTKPTDLWVLKDDLGPKVQAIAPIVALSEYKVTLPKVIERYEQLAVALGGDANSDAIKKGKDDFQKASDDLKAAIKSKPGLKVLVVSSDKDNLYVCKPEFFADLAYYRDLGLDIINGAGADDYFETLSWEQAGKYPADLILSDSRTFALSRQQLAAIPTWAQLPAVKANQLADWSTEPRFNPVLAAPVIQKLAEVVKGARTDITA
- the panD gene encoding aspartate 1-decarboxylase: MQRTLMNAKIHRATVTQADLHYVGSLTIDADLMAAADIVEGEQVQIVDITNGARLETYAITGEPGTGVIGINGAAAHLVHPGDLVIIITYAQVEEAERAAHRPRVVHVDADNRQVHLGHDPAEPVPGAQAQLSGRN